The Arachis hypogaea cultivar Tifrunner chromosome 19, arahy.Tifrunner.gnm2.J5K5, whole genome shotgun sequence genome has a window encoding:
- the LOC112776047 gene encoding QWRF motif-containing protein 2 isoform X2 yields the protein MVAAISETAAASTDPLPSKSTNGTTTTTSTIPRRPKGRQVSSRYMSPSPSTSTTTTSTSTTSTSSSSTSSRRFPSPLLSRSTNSSHPPSTPLLPNRSQSVGRRRPSRPMTPVPDNAAADVSSAAAKLLVSSTRSLSVSFQGEAFSLPISKAKASATATPPSSGNSRKAAATPERRRSTPVRGDQGENSRPGDQHRWPGRTRNPNSGPNSLYRSVDCTVGNGAGKVVRALQQSMVLDGGGSRRASFGGGVAGLSLDLGKAELLKSDDNKHNNHHHESPLVPSDLTASASDSDSVSSGSTSGVQDYPSAAAKPRGIVVSAKFWQETNSRLRRLQDPGSPLSTSPVSRMVGTAKNSQLRRYNSGGPVLSPRTMASPIRGNPARPASPSKLWASSTSSPSRGIASPVRVRSAVASSISSNSSSTPSILSFSADVRRGKIGEDRIFDAHTLRLLYNRYAQWRFVNARADATFMVQKLSAERHLWNAWVTISELRHSVILKRIKLVLLRQKLKLTSILKGQISYLEEWAHLDRDHANSLLGATEALKASTLRLPVVEKAVADVPNLKDALGSAVDVMQAMASSIYSLSSKVEETNCLVAEIVKVTSKERFLLEQCKDFLSSLAAMQVKDCSLRTHMLQLSRVPSCSCLTTHV from the exons ATGGTGGCTGCCATTTCTGAAACTGCAGCAGCTTCAACCGACCCATTGCCCTCGAAATCCACCAatggcaccaccaccaccacctctacCATACCTAGAAGACCCAAGGGGAGGCAAGTTTCTTCAAGGTACATGTCTCCTTCACCctccacctccaccaccaccacttcaACCTCAACTACTTCGACTTCTTCGTCTTCCACTTCTTCTAGAAGGTTCCCTTCTCCTCTACTCTCTCGCTCAACCAATTCGTCTCATCCTCCTTCAACTCCTCTCCTTCCCAACCGTTCCCAATCTGTGGGCCGACGCAGGCCCAGCAGGCCCATGACTCCGGTTCCCGACAATGCCGCTGCCGATGTCTCCTCCGCCGCCGCTAAGCTTCTTGTCAGTTCCACGCGGAGCCTCTCCGTTTCGTTCCAAGGGGAGGCGTTCTCGCTTCCGATCAGCAAGGCCAAGGCCTCCGCCACCGCCACGCCGCCTTCTTCCGGCAACTCCAGGAAGGCCGCTGCGACTCCGGAGCGGCGGAGGTCAACTCCCGTGAGAGGAGATCAAGGGGAAAATTCAAGGCCCGGAGATCAGCACCGGTGGCCGGGTCGGACCCGGAACCCGAACTCAGGTCCGAATAGCCTCTATAGGAGTGTGGATTGCACTGTTGGAAATGGGGCTGGGAAAGTGGTGCGTGCATTGCAGCAATCGATGGTTTTGGATGGTGGTGGCAGTAGAAGGGCTTCTTTTGGTGGTGGGGTTGCAGGGTTGAGTTTGGATTTGGGAAAAGCTGAGTTGTTGAAGAGTGATGATAATAAgcataataatcatcatcatgagTCTCCATTGGTTCCTAGTGATCTCACTGCTTCTGCTTCTGATAGTGATAGTGTTTCCTCTGGTAGCACTTCAGGTGTGCAGGATTATCCTTCTGCTGCTGCTAAGCCGCGCGGCATTGTTGTTTCTGCCAAGTTTTGGCAGGAGACTAATAGCCGCCTGCGCCGCCTGCAGGATCCCGGTTCACCATTGTCAACAAGCCCTGTCTCTAGAATGGTTGGTACAGCAAAGAATTCTCAGTTGAGAAGGTATAATAGTGGTGGCCCTGTGTTGTCTCCAAGAACCATGGCTTCTCCTATCAGGGGTAATCCAGCGCGGCCTGCTTCACCAAGTAAACTTTGGGCATCTTCTACATCCTCGCCTTCGAGGGGGATTGCCAGTCCTGTTAGGGTCAGAAGTGCTGTTGCCAGCTCCATCAGTAGTAATTCTAGTAGTACACCTTCTATTCTCAGCTTCTCTGctgatgtgagaagagggaagatAGGGGAAGATCGGATATTCGATGCACATACATTGAGGCTTCTGTATAATCGGTATGCGCAGTGGCGGTTTGTTAATGCAAGGGCAGATGCTACCTTCATGGTTCAGAAACTGAGTGCAGAG AGGCATTTGTGGAATGCATGGGTTACAATTTCAGAACTTAGGCATTCAGTCATACTTAAAAGAATCAAGCTGGTGTTGCTGAGGCAAAAGTTGAAGCTAACTTCCATCCTAAAGGGACAG ATTTCTTATTTGGAAGAATGGGCCCATCTAGATAGAGATCACGCCAATTCTTTGCTTGGAGCAACTGAAGCTTTGAAAGCCAGTACCCTCCGTCTTCCGGTTGTTGAAAAAGCAGTA GCGGATGTACCAAATCTAAAGGATGCTCTGGGGTCAGCAGTTGATGTGATGCAGGCAATGGCATCCTCTATATACTCTCTCTCATCAAAg GTGGAAGAAACTAACTGCTTGGTGGCGGAAATCGTGAAGGTGACCTCAAAGGAAAGGTTTTTGCTTGAGCAATGCAAGGACTTTTTGTCCTCATTAGCAGCCATGCAG GTGAAGGATTGTAGCTTAAGAACGCATATGTTACAACTATCTCGAGTACCAAGTTGCAGCTGCCTGACAACACATGTGTAG
- the LOC112776047 gene encoding QWRF motif-containing protein 2 isoform X1, with product MVAAISETAAASTDPLPSKSTNGTTTTTSTIPRRPKGRQVSSRYMSPSPSTSTTTTSTSTTSTSSSSTSSRRFPSPLLSRSTNSSHPPSTPLLPNRSQSVGRRRPSRPMTPVPDNAAADVSSAAAKLLVSSTRSLSVSFQGEAFSLPISKAKASATATPPSSGNSRKAAATPERRRSTPVRGDQGENSRPGDQHRWPGRTRNPNSGPNSLYRSVDCTVGNGAGKVVRALQQSMVLDGGGSRRASFGGGVAGLSLDLGKAELLKSDDNKHNNHHHESPLVPSDLTASASDSDSVSSGSTSGVQDYPSAAAKPRGIVVSAKFWQETNSRLRRLQDPGSPLSTSPVSRMVGTAKNSQLRRYNSGGPVLSPRTMASPIRGNPARPASPSKLWASSTSSPSRGIASPVRVRSAVASSISSNSSSTPSILSFSADVRRGKIGEDRIFDAHTLRLLYNRYAQWRFVNARADATFMVQKLSAERHLWNAWVTISELRHSVILKRIKLVLLRQKLKLTSILKGQISYLEEWAHLDRDHANSLLGATEALKASTLRLPVVEKAVADVPNLKDALGSAVDVMQAMASSIYSLSSKQVEETNCLVAEIVKVTSKERFLLEQCKDFLSSLAAMQVKDCSLRTHMLQLSRVPSCSCLTTHV from the exons ATGGTGGCTGCCATTTCTGAAACTGCAGCAGCTTCAACCGACCCATTGCCCTCGAAATCCACCAatggcaccaccaccaccacctctacCATACCTAGAAGACCCAAGGGGAGGCAAGTTTCTTCAAGGTACATGTCTCCTTCACCctccacctccaccaccaccacttcaACCTCAACTACTTCGACTTCTTCGTCTTCCACTTCTTCTAGAAGGTTCCCTTCTCCTCTACTCTCTCGCTCAACCAATTCGTCTCATCCTCCTTCAACTCCTCTCCTTCCCAACCGTTCCCAATCTGTGGGCCGACGCAGGCCCAGCAGGCCCATGACTCCGGTTCCCGACAATGCCGCTGCCGATGTCTCCTCCGCCGCCGCTAAGCTTCTTGTCAGTTCCACGCGGAGCCTCTCCGTTTCGTTCCAAGGGGAGGCGTTCTCGCTTCCGATCAGCAAGGCCAAGGCCTCCGCCACCGCCACGCCGCCTTCTTCCGGCAACTCCAGGAAGGCCGCTGCGACTCCGGAGCGGCGGAGGTCAACTCCCGTGAGAGGAGATCAAGGGGAAAATTCAAGGCCCGGAGATCAGCACCGGTGGCCGGGTCGGACCCGGAACCCGAACTCAGGTCCGAATAGCCTCTATAGGAGTGTGGATTGCACTGTTGGAAATGGGGCTGGGAAAGTGGTGCGTGCATTGCAGCAATCGATGGTTTTGGATGGTGGTGGCAGTAGAAGGGCTTCTTTTGGTGGTGGGGTTGCAGGGTTGAGTTTGGATTTGGGAAAAGCTGAGTTGTTGAAGAGTGATGATAATAAgcataataatcatcatcatgagTCTCCATTGGTTCCTAGTGATCTCACTGCTTCTGCTTCTGATAGTGATAGTGTTTCCTCTGGTAGCACTTCAGGTGTGCAGGATTATCCTTCTGCTGCTGCTAAGCCGCGCGGCATTGTTGTTTCTGCCAAGTTTTGGCAGGAGACTAATAGCCGCCTGCGCCGCCTGCAGGATCCCGGTTCACCATTGTCAACAAGCCCTGTCTCTAGAATGGTTGGTACAGCAAAGAATTCTCAGTTGAGAAGGTATAATAGTGGTGGCCCTGTGTTGTCTCCAAGAACCATGGCTTCTCCTATCAGGGGTAATCCAGCGCGGCCTGCTTCACCAAGTAAACTTTGGGCATCTTCTACATCCTCGCCTTCGAGGGGGATTGCCAGTCCTGTTAGGGTCAGAAGTGCTGTTGCCAGCTCCATCAGTAGTAATTCTAGTAGTACACCTTCTATTCTCAGCTTCTCTGctgatgtgagaagagggaagatAGGGGAAGATCGGATATTCGATGCACATACATTGAGGCTTCTGTATAATCGGTATGCGCAGTGGCGGTTTGTTAATGCAAGGGCAGATGCTACCTTCATGGTTCAGAAACTGAGTGCAGAG AGGCATTTGTGGAATGCATGGGTTACAATTTCAGAACTTAGGCATTCAGTCATACTTAAAAGAATCAAGCTGGTGTTGCTGAGGCAAAAGTTGAAGCTAACTTCCATCCTAAAGGGACAG ATTTCTTATTTGGAAGAATGGGCCCATCTAGATAGAGATCACGCCAATTCTTTGCTTGGAGCAACTGAAGCTTTGAAAGCCAGTACCCTCCGTCTTCCGGTTGTTGAAAAAGCAGTA GCGGATGTACCAAATCTAAAGGATGCTCTGGGGTCAGCAGTTGATGTGATGCAGGCAATGGCATCCTCTATATACTCTCTCTCATCAAAg CAGGTGGAAGAAACTAACTGCTTGGTGGCGGAAATCGTGAAGGTGACCTCAAAGGAAAGGTTTTTGCTTGAGCAATGCAAGGACTTTTTGTCCTCATTAGCAGCCATGCAG GTGAAGGATTGTAGCTTAAGAACGCATATGTTACAACTATCTCGAGTACCAAGTTGCAGCTGCCTGACAACACATGTGTAG
- the LOC112776623 gene encoding phototropic-responsive NPH3 family protein NPY2: MKFMKLGSKPDTFQTDGNNVRYVASELVSDIIVSVGDVKFYLHKFPLLSKSARLQKMISLSNEENVDDVQIGDIPGGASAFEICAKFCYGMTVTLNAYNVIATRCAAEYLGMHETIEKGNLIYKIDVFLSSSIFRSWKDSIILLQTSKSMLPLAEDLKVVSHCIESIANKACVDVSKVDWSYSYNRRKLPEENGIDSDPNEIRTRLVPKDWWVEDLCELEVDLYKSVITSIKSKGVQPNEVIGEALKAYAYRRLPSFTKGMIPCGDISKQRLIVETILWLLPTEKGSISCRFLLKLLKAAIFVELGDKAKEELVRRIGQQLEEASVSDILIRAPDRETTIYDVSIVQKILREFFMKNHNTEIESIGAGELVGIRNPGILSDASKLMVAKLIDGYLAEVAKDPNLPLSDFVDLADLVSSISRPTHDGLYRAIDTYLKEHPGISKGDKKRICKLMDCRKLSVDACMHAVQNERLPLRVVVQVLYFEQVRSAASSGTSTPDIPKGHKDLSNVSNASSRSGTTNPEDELDAVATAEELKALRRELASLRMSNGNGGGGNEKDVDIKPNMDKAVIGKMKGLLRSKKSFIKKWASKGGQGENSGSDSSDSIGSANPEEVKSTPSRNRRHSVS, encoded by the exons ATGAAGTTCATGAAACTTGGTTCTAAGCCAGATACCTTTCAGACTGATGGGAACAATGTCAG GTATGTGGCCAGTGAGTTGGTATCAGATATCATTGTTAGTGTTGGGGATGTAAAGTTTTATTTACATAAG TTCCCTCTTCTATCAAAGAGTGCTCGCTTACAGAAGATGATCTCCCTCAGTAATGAAGAAAATGTAGATGATGTCCAAATTGGTGACATTCCGGGAGGCGCAAGTGCCTTCGAGATATGTGCTAAGTTCTGCTATGGGATGACTGTTACCCTGAATGCTTACAATGTAATAGCAACTCGGTGTGCAGCAGAGTACCTTGGAATGCATGAGACAATTGAGAAAGGAAACCTCATTTACAAGATTGATGTTTTCCTTAGCTCTAGCATTTTCCGTAGTTGGAAGGATTCGATCATACTTCTTCAGACTTCAAAGTCTATGCTACCATTGGCTGAGGACTTAAAGGTGGTGAGCCATTGCATTGAATCTATAGCCAACAAGGCATGTGTTGATGTATCAAAAGTTGACTGGTCTTACTCCTACAACCGGAGAAAGCTTCCGGAGGAAAATGGAATCGATTCAGATCCGAACGAAATCAGAACTCGGCTAGTACCAAAAGACTGGTGGGTTGAAGATCTATGTGAGCTTGAAGTTGATTTGTACAAGTCTGTAATTACAAGTATTAAAAGCAAGGGAGTTCAGCCTAATGAGGTAATTGGTGAAGCTTTGAAAGCTTATGCTTACAGAAGATTACCAAGTTTCACCAAGGGAATGATCCCCTGTGGAGACATATCAAAGCAACGGCTAATAGTCGAAACAATCCTATGGTTGTTACCTACTGAGAAAGGCAGCATCTCTTGTAGGTTCTTACTCAAGTTGTTAAAAGCTGCCATTTTCGTAGAGTTAGGAGATAAGGCTAAAGAAGAGCTTGTAAGGAGAATTGGGCAGCAACTGGAGGAGGCTTCTGTTAGTGATATTTTGATTCGAGCACCGGATAGAGAAACTACAATCTATGATGTCAGTATAGTCCAGAAAATTTTAAGAGAGTTCTTCATGAAAAATCACAACACTGAGATTGAATCAATAGGTGCTGGTGAGCTTGTGGGGATAAGAAATCCCGGGATTTTATCTGATGCTTCCAAGCTTATGGTTGCAAAACTCATAGATGGATACCTTGCCGAAGTTGCAAAGGATCCCAATTTACCTTTGTCAGATTTTGTTGATCTTGCTGATCTAGTGTCGAGCATCTCTCGTCCTACTCACGATGGCCTTTACAGGGCCATCGACACGTATCTTAAG GAGCACCCTGGGATCAGCAAAGGTGACAAAAAGAGGATTTGCAAACTAATGGATTGCAGAAAACTGTCTGTTGATGCCTGCATGCATGCAGTGCAAAATGAGAGGCTACCATTGAGAGTTGTTGTGCAGGTACTTTACTTTGAGCAGGTAAGGAGTGCTGCATCATCCGGTACCAGCACGCCCGACATACCTAAAGGACACAAGGATTTGAGCAATGTATCTAATGCTAGCTCGAGGTCCGGGACAACCAATCCGGAAGACGAATTGGATGCTGTGGCCACAGCTGAGGAGCTGAAGGCCTTAAGAAGGGAACTTGCATCATTGAGGATGAGCAATGgtaatggtggtggtggtaatgAGAAAGATGTAGATATCAAACCAAACATGGACAAAGCTGTGATTGGAAAGATGAAAGGGTTGCTCAGGTCAAAGAAGTCATTCATAAAGAAATGGGCCAGCAAAGGAGGACAAGGTGAAAATAGTGGCTCTGATTCATCAGATAGTATTGGTTCTGCTAATCCAGAAGAAGTTAAATCCACTCCATCCAGAAATAGgaggcattcagtttcatga
- the LOC112775787 gene encoding zinc finger protein AZF1, protein MALEALNSPTAAGITPFIAKFQDQEEEEEELHQLREPWAKRKRSKRPRFENPPTEEEYLALCLIMLAHSGNKVTATTLKNEQTESSSSQQPQEASSSPSPSPPPPIKLTHRCTVCNKAFPSYQALGGHKASHRKSSNSENNTTAAAAATVNSENVSASATTNGGPRMHECSICHKSFPTGQALGGHKRCHYEGGNNNHNNNNNNSSAVASSEGGGASSQSFRGFDLNLPAPLTEYWSPAGLDDVSEAKTKNKKKKVEEQEVESPLPVAAAKRARLFEDADQN, encoded by the coding sequence atgGCTTTGGAGGCTCTGAATTCTCCTACAGCTGCAGGAATCACTCCTTTCATTGCCAAGTTCCaagatcaagaagaagaagaagaagagcttcATCAGCTGCGTGAGCCGTGGGCCAAGAGGAAGCGATCAAAACGACCGCGTTTCGAGAACCCTCCCACCGAAGAAGAGTACCTTGCTCTCTGCCTCATCATGTTAGCTCACAGCGGCAACAAGGTCACTGCCACTACTCTTAAGAACGAACAAACAGAGTCTTCATCTTCACAGCAACCACAAGAAGCCTCATCGTCGCCGTCGCCGTCGCCGCCGCCGCCTATCAAGCTTACTCACAGGTGCACCGTCTGTAACAAGGCCTTCCCTTCTTACCAAGCACTCGGCGGACACAAGGCCAGCCACCGCAAATCATCCAATTCTGAAAACAACaccaccgccgccgccgccgccacaGTCAACAGCGAAAACGTGTCAGCCTCCGCCACCACGAACGGCGGGCCAAGGATGCACGAGTGTTCCATATGTCACAAGTCTTTCCCTACCGGTCAGGCTTTGGGTGGCCACAAGCGCTGCCACTACGAAGGTggcaacaacaaccacaacaacaacaacaacaatagcagCGCCGTGGCATCTTCCGAGGGCGGCGGCGCCTCCTCCCAGAGCTTCCGTGGCTTTGACCTCAACCTGCCTGCTCCCCTGACCGAGTACTGGTCGCCGGCGGGGCTTGATGACGTCAGCGAAGCGAAGacaaagaacaagaagaagaaggttGAAGAGCAAGAAGTGGAAAGCCCTCTGCCGGTAGCCGCCGCGAAGAGGGCGCGTTTGTTTGAAGACGCTGATCAGAACTAA